One Triticum dicoccoides isolate Atlit2015 ecotype Zavitan chromosome 4B, WEW_v2.0, whole genome shotgun sequence genomic window carries:
- the LOC119291452 gene encoding uncharacterized protein LOC119291452 codes for MERLISRTAVSPAQPRIHLPGRSPFLTTRRAAPASAGAGSAAPWTRLCAQPPRLGAAVAAAVRHDGASAPVPVEEVAPAAAGPPWKLLGNLLPKASTAALVLLMTLTASALHSSIPHPAYASLQPVIKSGGLLSTELLSSGWAGFFAGCLHTLSGPDHLVALAPLSIGRSRLESGLVGALWGCGHDAGQIIFGLLFLLLKDRLHIEVLRIWGTRVVGLTLLMIGATGIREASEVQESGLILEGVDMSGSEPLQQAPAVAPRKKKVGFTTFATGVVHGLQPDALLMVLPALALPSRFAGAAYLGMFLVGTVFSMGSYTAFVGSCSEALKDRIPKITEKLTWAASLVAVCMGLALLVGQFFGFTLY; via the exons ATGGAGCGGCTCATCTCCAGGACGGCGGTCTCCCCGGCCCAGCCCCGGATCCACCTGCCGGGCAGATCCCCCTTCCTCACCACCCGCCGCGCTGCCCCCGCCTCCGCGGGTGCTGGGAGCGCTGCGCCGTGGACCCGGCTGTGCGCGCAGCCGCCGCGTCTCGGCGCCGCGGTCGCCGCCGCGGTGCGGCACGACGGTGCTTCTGCCCCGGTGCCCGTCGAGGAGGTGGCGCCGGCGGCAGCTGGGCCTCCGTGGAAGCTGCTCGGGAACCTGCTCCCCAAG GCTTCTACTGCTGCCCTTGTCCTGCTTATGACACTTACTGCAAGTGCCTTGCACTCTAGCATTCCCCATCCTGCCTATGCATCGTTGCAACCAGTAATCAAATCCGGTGGACTCCTCTCAACAGAGTTATTGAGCAGCGGCTGGGCTGGCTTCTTCGCGGGTTGCTTACATACCTTATCCGGGCCTGACCATCTTGTCGCATTGGCACCACTATCAATTGGGAGATCAAGACTGGAGAGTGGACTAGTCGGTGCCCTTTGGGGCTGTGGTCATGATGCTGGACAAATAATTTTTGGCCTGCTCTTCTTGTTACTCAAGGATCGTTTGCACATTGAGGTTCTCCGTATTTGGGGAACAAGAGTTGTAGGTCTGACCCTTCTTATGATAGGCGCGACGGGGATCCGGGAAGCTTCAGAGGTCCAAGAGTCAGGGCTAATTCTGGAGGGTGTAGACATGAGTGGCAGTGAGCCCTTGCAACAGGCCCCGGCTGTTGCTCCCAGAAAGAAGAAAGTTGGCTTCACAACATTTGCCACCGGAGTCGTCCATGGCCTCCAGCCAGATGCGCTGCTGATGGTCTTGCCCGCTCTTGCTCTGCCATCACGCTTTGCCGGTGCGGCCTACCTCGGCATGTTCTTGGTCGGGACTGTATTTTCGATGGGTAGCTACACTGCTTTTGTAGGTTCTTGTAGTGAGGCTCTAAAGGATAGGATACCTAAGATAACGGAGAAGCTGACCTGGGCTGCTTCCCTTGTAGCTGTATGCATGGGGTTAGCTCTTCTAGTTGGGCAGTTCTTTGGGTTCACCCTATATTGA